Within Micromonospora parathelypteridis, the genomic segment AGCGATGCCACCCGGACCTCCAGGCCGATGCTGACGAAGGCCAGGATCAGGAACCAGACGCGCAGGTCGTTGACGATGGCGATGGTGGCCTTACCGTCCGAACCCGCCGCGTCGAGGTACCAGGTGGCGATGACCGAGGCCGCGATGAAGCCCAGGACGAACTTCGGAAAACGGCGCCACAGCTCACCGAGGCCCGGACGGGCCGCGCCGGGCCGTCGTTCCACACGCAGTGTGAAGTACGCGGTGAGCGCGACCGCGACCACACCCATCAGGGCGTTCTGGGTGACCTTGACGATGCTGGCGATCTGGAGCGCCTCCTCCCCGGCGAGCGCCCCCGCGGCGGTGACCGCCGCGGTGGTGTCGATGTTGCCGCCGATCCAGGCGCCGGCCACCGCGTCGGACAGCCCGAACACGTCAGCCAGCCAGGGCAGGATGAAGATCGACGGCAGCGCGAAGACGATGACCAGGCTGGCCGTGTAGGCCAACTGCTCGCGGCGTGCCCGCACCGCGCCGGCTGCGGCGATCGCCGCGCTGACCCCGCAGATCGACACCGCCGAGGCGAGCAACGCCCGCAGCTTGTCGTCGAGCCCGAACTTGCCGGCCAGCCACCAGGTGAAGAGGAAGACCCCACTGATCAGCAGGATTGCCTGGGCGATCGCCGGGCCGGCCGCACTGGCGATGACGGCCAGGTTGATCGACGCCCCGAGCAGCACCAGACCGGTCTTGATGAAGAACTCCGTCCGGAACGCGGCGGCGATCCGGTCCCGCCAGCCGAGCAGCGTGACGGCCACGTTGCCGAGCAGACCGAGCAGGATCGCGTAGACCGGGTACTCGATCGCCGCCCCGAAGTCCTCGATCGCGGTGCCCTCGGCCCACGTCGGGACGTTCTGCTCCAGGTAACGGGTGAGCGCGGCGAGACCGACCACGACCACCAGACCGAGAGCCGTCCAGGCCCAGAATCCGCCGCCGCGCACGGCGGTGGTCGGCCCGGCGGGGTCATCGGTTGCCGGTGGACCACCGTCCGAGCTGGGCTCGACGGCGCCAGCAGGCACGTCGCGGACGTCGGTGACGTCGGCCTCGTCGCCCGTGCGGGTCGCGTCGGCCGCGCGGGGCTCGTCGTCCGTGCGAGTCGCGTCGGCCGCGCGGGGCTCGTCGCCCGTGCGGGTCGCGTCGGTGGTCATCAGGGCACCAGCCCGGCGGGGATGGCACCGAGCAGGACCAGAGCGAGCAGGGCCAGACCGAGAATGGTCGCCGCCCAGTCCTCGCTGAAGGCGAGCCGGGACTCCCCGGCTGTCGGTGGGGTGGACGGTGACGGATCGGTGGTCATGACATACCTCCAAGGGGTGGACCGATCCAGGCACGGCGGGATCGGCTGAGGGGCGGGGAGACGGATACGCGAGGGCCTCGACGACCGCGCGTAGCGCCGCCGGGGCCGGTTGGGGCCGTGCGGGCGGCGCGTGTGATCCGGCAGCGGGCCGGACGAGGAATGCGGGTGGTGACGGCGCTCAGTCGGTCGCCGGTGCGCCCGGACAGAGCTCGGAGGCGACCCGCATCAGGTCCACGACCCGACGTGAGGTGAGGAGCGGACCAACCGGCATTCACCTATTTTCCTATCAGGACGATAGGAATTCAAGACCGTCAGCGTGGATTCTCCGCCACCCGTCGCGCCCAGCCAGCCAGGCCTGGCTGGGCGCCGCGATCTTGCACTTGCTGCCCCGACATAGGGGACACTTCACGCGAAACGGCGACCGAAACTGCAAGATCGCCGGGTCTTCTTCGCGGCGTCTCACCCGTGACAGGCCGACGGGGCCGGAGCCTTGCCGGCTCCGGCCCCGTCGGTACGCCCGTTCTCCCTACGGGGTCGGGTACTGGGTGAGATAGATCGGTGCGCCGACCTTGGTCATGTCGGCCGCGTCGCCCACGCCGTTGACCACGTGGTCGATCGTGCCGGCGCTGAGGTTGACGGTCATGACGTGGTGCAGCTTCACGCCCGGCCTGTCCGGCACCTCGAAGCCGTTCTCGGTGTGGATCGAGGGGTTGTTCTGGTTGAAGACGTACACCCCGCCGCCGTACAGGGTGTGGTTGCGCACCCGATCGCCGACCTTGTAACCGGCCCAGCCCTCGACGGTGCCGTTCATCCAGTCGGCCTGCGTCGGCGGGTCGTACGGCAGCTCGTTCTGATAGAGGATCGTGGTGCCGTGCTCGCCGTTCCAGACGGTGTTGTAGCGCTGGAAATGCTCCACGAACAGACCGGTGGCGGTCACGTGGTCGCCGTTGATGACGGCGCCGTAGCGACCGGTGTTGGTGCGCCAGCGGTCCGTGTCACCGTTGACGCCCTCGGTGAAGCCTTCGACGCCGTGGTCGCCGCGCCACACCCAGGTGTGGTCGATGAGCACGTTGTCGCTGTTGACCTCCAGCGCGGTGTTGGTACGCCCAATGTGCGGACCACCGACACGGAAGTACACGTCGGACAGGGTGGTCGGGTTGTGCGGGCTGCTGGCGTTGTGGCCGTGCTGCCGCCCCACCCGCAGCAGGACGGGTGACTCCACGGTGCCGGCGTCGATCGTGACACCGGCGACGATCACACCGGGGACTCCGGCGACGTCCAGCGGGATGGCGCCGTTCACGGCCGTGAGGGTGGCATGCCCGATCCCGAGCACCACGGTGTTGGGGCGTCGCACCTCGATGCTGCGGGCGATGTCGTACGTCCCGGGGGTGAGCAGCAGGTGCTTTCCGCGCGCGAGGTGACTGTTGATGACGCGCACCGAGTCGGACGGCTTGGCCACGAAGAAGTCGCTGATCGGAATGGTCCGTCCCGGCGTCAGGCCGTCGGCCCAGGAGACGCCCCGGCTCTCGCGCTGCGCCACGGGTACGCGCACGTTGTAGCGGCCCTTGCCGTCGACGAAGAGGTACGGCTTCTCCCGGCTGAGCGGGGTGGTCTCCAGGGTGGTGTAGGGCGGGTCGGGGAACGTGGCGTCGTCCGGTGCGCCCTCGACCCCCGCGAAGACCTGGTTCCACACCGCGTTGGACCAGCCGCCGACCTCACTGTTGCGGGTCAGCCACTGCTGCTGCGAACCGTTCGTGGTGGCCGGCAGCCGCGAGTCGGCGATGAAGCCGCCGCTGGCGTACTGCGGGCCGGCCGTGCAGTAGTCCATCAGCGACAGACCACCGCCGCCGATGTTGAGCCGGCGCATCGACACCGCCTGGGACACCGCCCAGAAGTTCGCCGACGACCGGCAGCCGTCCTGACCGGCCGCGTTGATGGTGAGCGACAGGTTGGACAGGGTGCGCCAGAAGTTGACAAGTGCGAGGCAGTTACCGGTGCCGCCGTCGGCCAGGCACCGGTTGTAGACCTCGAGCTTGCCGTTGATGGCAACGTCGGTGGGTGCGGCGCCCAGGCCGGACACCTCGGTGTAGTAGCCGACCTTGGCCTGCAACGGCTGCTCGGCGCTGCCGTACGTGCCCGGCTTGAACAGATAGGCGTGCCGCTCGGTGCCCATCTCGTTGCCGACCTGCCGGGCGTGCGCCGCGTCGAGGGTCTGCTGGATCTCGCTGACCGGCGTCGCCGGGTCGAAGATCGTCACGTTGGGCCCGAAGTCGGGCGCGCCGGCCGTCGGGCGGCCGGCGGTGGCGGCGGTGCTGGTCATCGTGACGGCGGTGGTCAACACCAGAGCGAGCAGAAGGGTACGACCGGATCTCCGGCGTACGCCTCGGGACGGTGCTGTCATGTGGTTAGTCCTCTCCGCTGGCCGGACCGTTCTCCCGGCGCGACTGGGGCTGTGAGAGCGCTCTCTGACGGTTGCCATGTTTCTACCTGTTAAATCGATCGCACGCCATGACCGGGGCGGCGAACTTCCAGCCGGACGGGTGAGAATGAACGGTGACGCGAGGAGGCGCAGATGCCTATCGACTCGTTGCCCCACCTGGACGAACACGCCACGCTCATCGCGGCGGACGCCGACCGGATCTGGCCCCACCTCACCGACGTCGTCGAGAGGTCATTCTCGCGGATCGGCATGACCGAGTACGCCCGCCTGGTGAGCGCCACCGACCCGGTCCGGTCCGGGCCCCGACCGCTCGTCGAGGGCTCGACATTCCCCGGCTTCCGCGTCGCCGCCGCGATCCCCGGTCAGGAGCTGGCACTGCGGGGCAGCCACCGGTTCTCGACCTACGCGCTGATCTTCCGCCTCGAACCAGCCGGGCCGGGCCGATCCCGCCTGCGGGCCGAGACGCGAGCCACCTTCCCCGGCTTCGCCGGCGGTCTCTACCGACAGATCCTGCTGACGTCCGGCGGTCACGTGATCGGCGTCCGACGGATGCTTGCCACGGTCCGCCGCCGATCCGAACAGGGACCGCCGGCCGGCAGCTGACTCCCGCACCACCGGGCGGACGAGGCCCGGAGGTCAGTCGGGCGGATCGGTCAGCCGTTCCATTCGGTTCCAACCGTTCCAGCCACGCTCGCGCATCATTTCCTGCAGCCGCTTCAACCGCGGGTCGGACTCGGCCGCAAGCGCATCCAGCAGGTCGTGCACCAGATCGTCGTACGCCCCGTCGGCAGGGCTGATCTCCCCGGAGGCGTATGCCTGCTCGGCCAGGCAGGCCATGATGTCGGCGGCTTCCTCCAGACGCGGGTCATCGGCATCGTCACTCTCGGTGATCTCCGACAGCACCCGATACAGCCGGACGATTTTCGGGTCATCGAGCTGCGCGATCTTCCCGGGCATGAACCCGCGGACCAGATCGGGCCAGCGAGCCGCAACCAGGATCCAGCCGTCCCGTTCCCCCTCCACCACCCGCTCCGCCGTCCCGATCTCCCGGAGACGATCGAGATAGAAGGCCACCTCCGGCGGGAGCATCAGACGGTCCCCGGCAGCGAGTTGGGCGATCTGCCTGCGGCTCGCCTCAAGTCGTTCGATCTCGTCGCGCAGGTGACAGTCGATCCTTCGGATCGTCTCGGCGAAGGTCGACGCGTCAGCATCGAGCATCGGACCGATCTGGGACAGCGGCACCCCGGCATTGGCGAGGGTACGGATCTTGATGAGAGCTACGACCGCCGTCGCGTTGTACCGCCGGTAACCCGAAGCATCCCGATCCGGCTCGGGCAACAGCCCGATCTGGTGATAGTGCCGCACCGCCCGCACCGTGACGCCGGCGTACGCCGCCAGTTGACCGATCGTCAGCATCCTCTGATCCTGCCCTCGACCCGCCCGGACCCGTCGTCGCGGCTCAGGCGATCCTCCGACGGTAGGCGATGTTGGCGAAGACGTAGGCGACGACGAGGATGCCGACGCACCAGGCGAGGGCGATCCAGATGTCGGTGCCAACCGACTGCTCGGTGAACAGATCTCGGATCGCGTTGACGATGGACGTCACCGGCTGGTGCTCGGCGAAGGCGCGCACCGGACCGGGCATTGTCGCGGTGGGCACAAAGGCCGAGCTGACGAACGGCAGGAGGATGAGCGGGTAGGAGAAGGCGCTCGCGCCGTCCACGGACTTGGCGGTCAGGCCGGGAATCACGGCGATCCAGGTCAGCGCCAGGGTGAACAGAACCAGCAGGCCGACGACCGCGAGCCAACCCAACACGCCCGCTCCCGTCCGGAAGCCCATGACCAGTGCGACGCCGACGACGACCGCGAGTGAGATCAGGTTGGCGACCAACGAGGTCAGGACGTGCGCCCACAGTACGGAGGACCGTGCGATCGGCATGGATTGGAACCGTTCGAAGATGCCGCCCTTCATGTCCAGGAAGAGCCGGAAGGCGGTGTAGGAGATGCCCGAGGCGATCGTGATGAGCAGGATGCCGGGCAGTTGGTAGTTCACGTACGACTCGGACCCGGTGTCGATCGCGCCGCCGAAGACGTAGACGAACAGCAGCATGAAGGCGATCGGCATGATCGCGGTCGTGATGATGGTGTCCGGGCTGCGGGCGATGTGGCGCAGCGAACGCCCGAGGAGAACGGCGGTGTCGCCGAAGAAGTGCTTGTTCATCGTTGTTCCTTGTCCGTCTTGGCGCCGACGAGGGTGAGGAAGACGTCCTCGAGGGTGGGCTGCTTCTCGACGTACTCGACCTCGGCCGGTGGGAGGAGCTGCCTGAGCTCGTCGAGGGTGCCGTTCACGATGATCCGACCCTCGTGCAGGATCGCTATCCGGTCGGCGAGCTGTTCCGCCTCGTCGAGGTACTGGGTCGTGAGCAGCACTGTCGTGCCGCTTTCGGCAAGCTTCTTGACGGCCTGCCACACCTCGATGCGCGCCTCCGGGTCCAACCCGGTGGTCGGCTCGTCGAGGAAGATGACCGGCGGAGTCCCGATGAGGCTCATCGCGATGTCCAGCCGGCGGCGCATGCCACCGGAGTAGGTCGCGACCCTGCGGCTGGCCGCCTCGGTCAGCGAGAAACGCCTCAGCAGGTCGTCCGCGACGGCGCCCGGGTCGGTGAGGTGCCGCAGCCTGGCGACCAGGACGAGGTTCTCCCGCCCGCTGAGGATCTCGTCGACCGCCGCGAACTGCCCAGTGAGACTGATGGACTCGCGTACCTCGGCGGCGCGTGTCCCGACGTCGAGGCCATTGACCCGGGCAGTCCCGGCGTCGGCCTTGAGCAACGTGGAGAGGATCTTCACCACCGTGGTCTTGCCGGCCCCGTTGGAGCCGAGCAGGGCAAAGATGCTGCCCCGCGCCACCTCGAAATCCACACCGCGCAGCACTGTCAGCTGCTTGAACGACTTCTCCAGGCCCTGCACATGGATCGCCGGCCCCGGGGCCGGACTGATTGTCGAAGGGGTGCTCATGGGAGCCAGCATGGAGGGTTGACGCTGCGTCATGGTCAAGCCCGATGCGACACCGACCCCGGACCGGGTGGGCCAACCTCGGTCAGGAACTCGTCGATCATCGGGGCCAGCCAATCCGCGCGCTGCGGGATCGAGGTGTGCGTCGTGCCGGGCAGGATGGCCAGCCGGCAGGCGGGCAGACCGGTCAGGTCGCCGGGCACCGCGCCGCCGAGCAGCCGGAACATCCGCACCGCGTGCTCGGGTTGGACGATGTCCGAGTCGGCCAGCACGATCATGGTGGGTGCGGCCAGCGCGCGGATCTGCTCGGGCGTCCACTGCGGCAGGTTCGCGTCCAGCACCTTCATCTTGGTGACCAGGTTGGCCCAACCGGCCGGGTCCGGCGCGGTCCGCAGGTACTCCTCGTGGAACTCCGACCCGTGCAGGTGCTCGGGTTGCAGGTCCTGGATCCCGTCCAGGAGCCCGGGGTGCAGGCCGTCGTCGTCGAAGCTCACCGAGGCGAGCACCAGCCGCCCGACCCGGTCGGGGTGATCGGTGCCGAGGCGCAGCGCGACCGCCGCGCCCATGCTCCAGCCGAACACGTCCGCCCGCGCGACGCCCAGCCGGTCGAGCAGTTCCACCACGTCGGCGGCGAAGTGCTCCACGGTCAGCGGGCGGTCGACGTCGGGGGTGCGGCCGTGGGCCTGCAACTCGACGGCGATCACCCTGCGGGTCTTCGCCAGAAACGGCAGGATCGTGCCGAACGAGGTGCCGATGCCGGAGAGCGCGCCGTGGATCAGCACCAGCGGGCGACCCACCTCGTTGCCGTGCGCTTCGTGATAGATGTCCATGCCCACACGGTGCGCCGACGCGCTTACGGTCGGCTTCAGGTGGCCTTACCGGCGCTAGGATGTCGGCCGTGCAGTTCGGGGTGCTCGGGCCGCTCGCTGTGCGCACCGACGCCGGCGAGCCAGTCGTGGTGCCCGGCACGAAGGTACGGGCGCTCCTGGCCGACCTGCTGGCCAACCGCAACCAGGTGATCTCGGCGGACCGGCTCATCGACGACCTGTGGGGTGCGGACTCCCCCGCCAATCCCCTGGGCGCCCTGCAGGTGCGGGTGTCCCAGTTACGCAAGGCGCTCAACGACGCCGAGCCGGGCGCCCGCGAGCTGATCGAGTCCCGACCGCCCGGCTACCTGCTGCGGGCGGCCGCGGTCGACGCCGACCGGTTCGCCGAACTGGCCCGCGGCAGCGACGTCGACCGGCTGACCGAGGCGCTCGGGCTGTGGCGCGGCGAGGCGTACGCCGACGTGGCCGACGCCGAGTTCGTCCGTGCGGAGGCGGCCCGCCTCGCCGAGCAGCGCCTCGCCGTACACGAGCGGCTGGCCGAGGCCCGGCTGGCCCGGGGTGAGCACGACCTGGTCGCCGCCGACCTCGTCGAGCTGGTCGCCCGGCATCCGCTGCGCGAAGGCCTACGGGCAGTGCAGCTCCGCGCGTTGTACGCGGCCGGCCGCCAGACCGAGGCGTTGGACAGCTACGCCGAACTGCGCGACCGGCTCGCCGAGGAGCTGGGCCTCGACCCCGGCCCGGAGCTGGTCGCCCTGCACCGCAGGATCCTCGAACAGGACGTCGGCCTGAGCGCTCCGCCGAAGGCCGCGCTCATCCGCAACAGTCTGCCGGCCCAGCTCGACGAGTTGGTCGGGAGAGCCGAGGCGCTGGCCGAGCTGCGGGCGCTGCTGCCCCGGCAGCGGCTGGTCACGCTGATCGGGCCGGGTGGCGTCGGCAAGACCCGACTGGCCACCGAGGCGGCCCGGGCGCAGTCCTTCCCGGACGGCGTCCAACTGGTAGAGCTGGCACCACTGCCGGCGGGCGACCCGCGCGTCGCCGAGCAGGTGCTCGGCGTTCTGGGCGCCTACGAGACCGCCGGCACGAGCCTGCCCGCCGGCGACCGGGTGGTGACCGCCCTGCGGCACCGGCAGCTGCTGCTCGTGCTGGACAACTGCGAGCACGTGATCGAGCCGGTCGCCGAGCTGGTCACTCGGCTGCTGCGTGACGTGCCCGGGTTGAGTGTGCTGGCCACCAGCAGGGAGCCGCTCGGGCTGACCGGCGAGCTACTCTGGGACGTACCCCCGCTGCCCGTGCCGGACGACAGTGACCTGGACACGGTCCGGCGCTCGGCGGCGGCGAGGTTGTTCGCCGCCCGCGCCGCAGCGCAGCAGCGCGGGTTCCGCCTCGACGAGCAGACCGCGCCCGCGGTGGCCCAGCTCTGCCGCCGCCTCGACGGCCTGCCGCTGGCGCTGGAGTTGGCCGCGACCCGGGTCCGCGCACTCGGCGTGCGGGGGGTGGTGGACCGCCTCGACGACCGGTTCCGGCTGCTCACCTCCCCGCAGCGGGACGTGCCGACCCGGCAGCGGACGCTGACCGCGGTGATCGGCTGGAGCTGGGACCTCCTGGACGAGACCGACCGGGCGGTGCTGGCCCGACTGGCGGTGTTCCGGGACGGCTGCACCCCGGAGGCCGCCGAACACGTCTGCCGGACCGATCTGGACACCCTCGCTCGGCTGGTGGACCGGTCGCTGGTGGTGCTCGACGACTCCGGCGCCGACCCGCGTTACCGGCTGCTCGAATCGGTGGCCGCGTTCTGCCTGGACCGCCTGACCGACGCTGACGAGGTACGCGCGCGGCACGCCGCCTACTACACCGAGCTGGCCGAGCGCGCCGACCCCGGGTTGCGCGGCGCAGAGCAGAAGCGGTGGCTGGCACAACTGGACGCCGAGACGGCGAACCTGCGATCGGCACTGGTCAACGGTGGCGGGCTGCGGTTGGCCGTCGCACTGAGCTGGTACTGGTATCTGCGCGGCCGACTCACCGAGGCGCGGCGAGCCCTGGCCGTGCCCGGTGACCCGGGACAGGAGACCCGCGCGGCCCCCTGGCGGGTCGGCTTCGCCCTGTCCCAGGGTGAGGCGATCGCACCGGACGTCGTACGCGCCGCGGTGGCGGCCGACCCGGACGGCCACGCCGCCTGGTTCGCGGCCAACGCGGTGATCGAGCACGGCGACCTGGCCCTGGCGTCGGAGCTGCTGCCCACCGCCATCGTCGACCCGTGGACCGAGGCCGCGGTGCTCACCTCCCTGGCACACCTCGCGCATGCCAACGGTGACCAGGCCACCCTGGAGCGCACCGCGACCCGCAGCGCCGCGATCTTCGCCGACCTCGGCGACCGGTGGGGTCGACTCCGGGCGACCGAATGGGAGGGTGGGCTCGCCGACATGCGCGGCGAGCACGAGCGCGCCATCGCGCTGTACCGGGAGGGGCTGCGCTGGGCCGAGGAACTGGCGCTGTGGCCGCAGGTCTGCGCGGAGCTGTCCTGGCTGGCCTGGCTCGCCGTGCAGACCCGCGACTACGCCCAGGGCCGGGAACTGGCCGAACGCGCGTACGGCCTGGCGGTGGAGCAGGGCTCGCCCGGTGCGCTGGTCTTCGCGGAGATGAGCCTCGGACTGGCCGCCCGCCGCGACGGCAAGCTCGACCTGGCCGTCACCCACCTCAGCCACCTCGTCGACCTGGGACGGGGGGAGAGCCAGCCCGCGCTCTACCTGCCGATGGTCCTGGTCGAGCTGGGCTACGCGATCGAGTTGGGTGGCGACCCGGATGCCGCGCTGGCCCTGCACATCGAGGCGTTCGAGGTCGCCGAGGCGATGGCGACGATGCGCGACGCGGTCGGCCCGTTGGAGGGGAT encodes:
- a CDS encoding BTAD domain-containing putative transcriptional regulator; its protein translation is MSAVQFGVLGPLAVRTDAGEPVVVPGTKVRALLADLLANRNQVISADRLIDDLWGADSPANPLGALQVRVSQLRKALNDAEPGARELIESRPPGYLLRAAAVDADRFAELARGSDVDRLTEALGLWRGEAYADVADAEFVRAEAARLAEQRLAVHERLAEARLARGEHDLVAADLVELVARHPLREGLRAVQLRALYAAGRQTEALDSYAELRDRLAEELGLDPGPELVALHRRILEQDVGLSAPPKAALIRNSLPAQLDELVGRAEALAELRALLPRQRLVTLIGPGGVGKTRLATEAARAQSFPDGVQLVELAPLPAGDPRVAEQVLGVLGAYETAGTSLPAGDRVVTALRHRQLLLVLDNCEHVIEPVAELVTRLLRDVPGLSVLATSREPLGLTGELLWDVPPLPVPDDSDLDTVRRSAAARLFAARAAAQQRGFRLDEQTAPAVAQLCRRLDGLPLALELAATRVRALGVRGVVDRLDDRFRLLTSPQRDVPTRQRTLTAVIGWSWDLLDETDRAVLARLAVFRDGCTPEAAEHVCRTDLDTLARLVDRSLVVLDDSGADPRYRLLESVAAFCLDRLTDADEVRARHAAYYTELAERADPGLRGAEQKRWLAQLDAETANLRSALVNGGGLRLAVALSWYWYLRGRLTEARRALAVPGDPGQETRAAPWRVGFALSQGEAIAPDVVRAAVAADPDGHAAWFAANAVIEHGDLALASELLPTAIVDPWTEAAVLTSLAHLAHANGDQATLERTATRSAAIFADLGDRWGRLRATEWEGGLADMRGEHERAIALYREGLRWAEELALWPQVCAELSWLAWLAVQTRDYAQGRELAERAYGLAVEQGSPGALVFAEMSLGLAARRDGKLDLAVTHLSHLVDLGRGESQPALYLPMVLVELGYAIELGGDPDAALALHIEAFEVAEAMATMRDAVGPLEGMASAVRSPEVAARLLGAAAAARLATQSPAAPAERDDTDRVTARLRAELGPERFDALLAEGAKLSPGEARAQL
- a CDS encoding YeiH family protein, which gives rise to MTTDATRTGDEPRAADATRTDDEPRAADATRTGDEADVTDVRDVPAGAVEPSSDGGPPATDDPAGPTTAVRGGGFWAWTALGLVVVVGLAALTRYLEQNVPTWAEGTAIEDFGAAIEYPVYAILLGLLGNVAVTLLGWRDRIAAAFRTEFFIKTGLVLLGASINLAVIASAAGPAIAQAILLISGVFLFTWWLAGKFGLDDKLRALLASAVSICGVSAAIAAAGAVRARREQLAYTASLVIVFALPSIFILPWLADVFGLSDAVAGAWIGGNIDTTAAVTAAGALAGEEALQIASIVKVTQNALMGVVAVALTAYFTLRVERRPGAARPGLGELWRRFPKFVLGFIAASVIATWYLDAAGSDGKATIAIVNDLRVWFLILAFVSIGLEVRVASLREAGWRPVAVFASATVFNLALALALASLLFRNFSA
- a CDS encoding alpha/beta fold hydrolase, translated to MDIYHEAHGNEVGRPLVLIHGALSGIGTSFGTILPFLAKTRRVIAVELQAHGRTPDVDRPLTVEHFAADVVELLDRLGVARADVFGWSMGAAVALRLGTDHPDRVGRLVLASVSFDDDGLHPGLLDGIQDLQPEHLHGSEFHEEYLRTAPDPAGWANLVTKMKVLDANLPQWTPEQIRALAAPTMIVLADSDIVQPEHAVRMFRLLGGAVPGDLTGLPACRLAILPGTTHTSIPQRADWLAPMIDEFLTEVGPPGPGSVSHRA
- a CDS encoding ABC transporter ATP-binding protein, which encodes MSTPSTISPAPGPAIHVQGLEKSFKQLTVLRGVDFEVARGSIFALLGSNGAGKTTVVKILSTLLKADAGTARVNGLDVGTRAAEVRESISLTGQFAAVDEILSGRENLVLVARLRHLTDPGAVADDLLRRFSLTEAASRRVATYSGGMRRRLDIAMSLIGTPPVIFLDEPTTGLDPEARIEVWQAVKKLAESGTTVLLTTQYLDEAEQLADRIAILHEGRIIVNGTLDELRQLLPPAEVEYVEKQPTLEDVFLTLVGAKTDKEQR
- a CDS encoding ABC transporter permease, translating into MNKHFFGDTAVLLGRSLRHIARSPDTIITTAIMPIAFMLLFVYVFGGAIDTGSESYVNYQLPGILLITIASGISYTAFRLFLDMKGGIFERFQSMPIARSSVLWAHVLTSLVANLISLAVVVGVALVMGFRTGAGVLGWLAVVGLLVLFTLALTWIAVIPGLTAKSVDGASAFSYPLILLPFVSSAFVPTATMPGPVRAFAEHQPVTSIVNAIRDLFTEQSVGTDIWIALAWCVGILVVAYVFANIAYRRRIA
- a CDS encoding adenylyl cyclase, which translates into the protein MTAPSRGVRRRSGRTLLLALVLTTAVTMTSTAATAGRPTAGAPDFGPNVTIFDPATPVSEIQQTLDAAHARQVGNEMGTERHAYLFKPGTYGSAEQPLQAKVGYYTEVSGLGAAPTDVAINGKLEVYNRCLADGGTGNCLALVNFWRTLSNLSLTINAAGQDGCRSSANFWAVSQAVSMRRLNIGGGGLSLMDYCTAGPQYASGGFIADSRLPATTNGSQQQWLTRNSEVGGWSNAVWNQVFAGVEGAPDDATFPDPPYTTLETTPLSREKPYLFVDGKGRYNVRVPVAQRESRGVSWADGLTPGRTIPISDFFVAKPSDSVRVINSHLARGKHLLLTPGTYDIARSIEVRRPNTVVLGIGHATLTAVNGAIPLDVAGVPGVIVAGVTIDAGTVESPVLLRVGRQHGHNASSPHNPTTLSDVYFRVGGPHIGRTNTALEVNSDNVLIDHTWVWRGDHGVEGFTEGVNGDTDRWRTNTGRYGAVINGDHVTATGLFVEHFQRYNTVWNGEHGTTILYQNELPYDPPTQADWMNGTVEGWAGYKVGDRVRNHTLYGGGVYVFNQNNPSIHTENGFEVPDRPGVKLHHVMTVNLSAGTIDHVVNGVGDAADMTKVGAPIYLTQYPTP
- a CDS encoding MerR family transcriptional regulator, producing the protein MLTIGQLAAYAGVTVRAVRHYHQIGLLPEPDRDASGYRRYNATAVVALIKIRTLANAGVPLSQIGPMLDADASTFAETIRRIDCHLRDEIERLEASRRQIAQLAAGDRLMLPPEVAFYLDRLREIGTAERVVEGERDGWILVAARWPDLVRGFMPGKIAQLDDPKIVRLYRVLSEITESDDADDPRLEEAADIMACLAEQAYASGEISPADGAYDDLVHDLLDALAAESDPRLKRLQEMMRERGWNGWNRMERLTDPPD